A single Leptospira biflexa serovar Patoc strain 'Patoc 1 (Paris)' DNA region contains:
- a CDS encoding DUF2505 family protein, producing MKYQVTHTFPVTLEKLLHAREERYKHLDQFPDLKNVTLLEEKKEGNLIHQKRKVSLEGSMPAVLSAALNDLSLLEESTFDITTNTHEFKISPPGKDNVFVIKGKSKYEASGAESKRSYDVDVVSSLLFVSPIVEKAIEEIHKHSLEKDRKSIAKFLGVES from the coding sequence GTGAAGTACCAAGTCACCCATACATTTCCAGTCACGTTAGAGAAACTTTTGCATGCAAGAGAGGAGAGATACAAACACCTAGATCAGTTCCCTGATCTAAAGAATGTGACCTTACTCGAGGAAAAAAAAGAAGGAAACCTCATTCATCAAAAACGAAAAGTAAGTTTGGAAGGATCCATGCCTGCCGTTTTGTCGGCCGCTCTGAATGACCTTTCCTTACTCGAAGAGTCTACCTTTGATATCACAACCAATACACATGAGTTTAAAATTTCCCCTCCAGGGAAAGACAATGTGTTTGTGATCAAAGGGAAAAGTAAGTATGAAGCGAGTGGTGCCGAATCCAAGCGGTCCTATGATGTGGATGTCGTATCGAGTTTACTCTTTGTTTCTCCTATCGTTGAGAAGGCGATTGAAGAAATTCACAAACATAGTTTGGAAAAGGACAGAAAATCCATCGCCAAATTTTTAGGGGTTGAATCCTAA
- a CDS encoding DMT family transporter — MKTSSPTLLRSVLELNLTVLIMGNVTLFAKLLPFPAVTIISGRALFSVLILGLFFALRRKSISYKSFKDFGFVFGIGILFALHWVTYFHSIQVSTVAVGMLSLFTYPVFSAILEPLFGGKKPEPFALFLASFSLFGLFLIVPDLSWDNQMFQGVVWGVVSAVLYAIRNLLTKEMHVHYPSSQILFTQLFATSLVLLPFADGLSQMLAEPKYLLFQIILAGIFTSLAHTIWIRSLSNLSVTTAGTLSTLSPIYGSLAAWYFLGEVPPERLWLGGGVILFCAVMEVFRKQKENRPTAIEKLDSDSSGKS; from the coding sequence GTGAAAACTTCTTCCCCAACCTTACTCCGCTCCGTTCTCGAGCTCAATTTGACGGTCCTCATCATGGGGAACGTCACTTTGTTTGCCAAACTCCTTCCATTCCCTGCCGTCACCATCATCTCAGGCCGAGCCCTGTTTTCCGTTTTGATCTTAGGATTGTTTTTTGCCCTCCGACGTAAGTCGATATCGTACAAAAGTTTTAAAGATTTTGGTTTTGTCTTTGGGATTGGGATCTTATTTGCCCTTCACTGGGTGACTTATTTCCACTCCATCCAAGTTTCCACAGTTGCCGTGGGGATGTTATCACTTTTCACCTATCCCGTGTTTTCTGCCATCTTGGAACCTTTGTTTGGTGGCAAAAAACCAGAACCATTTGCTTTGTTTTTAGCTTCATTTTCGCTCTTTGGACTTTTTCTCATTGTGCCTGATCTTTCTTGGGACAACCAAATGTTCCAAGGTGTGGTTTGGGGAGTGGTTTCTGCGGTATTGTATGCCATCCGAAATTTACTCACAAAAGAAATGCATGTCCATTACCCCAGTTCCCAAATCCTTTTCACCCAACTCTTTGCCACCTCACTTGTGTTATTACCATTTGCGGATGGACTTTCCCAGATGCTTGCGGAACCCAAATATTTGCTCTTCCAGATCATCCTTGCAGGGATTTTTACTTCCCTTGCCCATACGATTTGGATTCGCAGTTTGTCAAATTTGTCTGTGACAACGGCGGGAACCCTTTCCACACTGAGCCCAATTTACGGAAGTTTGGCGGCATGGTACTTTCTTGGAGAAGTCCCACCCGAGAGATTATGGCTCGGGGGAGGGGTGATTTTATTTTGTGCCGTGATGGAAGTGTTTCGTAAACAAAAAGAGAATAGGCCAACTGCCATTGAGAAACTGGATTCAGATTCCAGTGGGAAATCTTAA
- a CDS encoding RNA polymerase sigma factor translates to MKTNREEDLILIEKARTGDRRALETLLKGVQSWIYNVIRRILLNPEEAEDATQEVLFKLATNLAAYDPNRASFKTWTYRITVNYALNAKRGKLEELTTGFSSYANELKQMPDIEVPTDELSNPENKILVEEAKASCTLGMLLCLDREQRISLLMADIMGLSDKESAEIIGISHDAFRKRLSRARQDLYKFMDDKCGLINTSNPCRCSKKMKSFQNHGWIDAKNPRFSAPHVQRVKEQIKNLECEDEDFQRREYQEIFRDHPYFETPSKILEELLVKYSPTY, encoded by the coding sequence ATGAAAACCAATCGGGAAGAAGATCTGATTCTCATTGAGAAGGCACGGACGGGAGACCGCCGTGCTTTGGAGACTTTACTCAAAGGAGTGCAATCCTGGATTTATAATGTCATCCGTCGTATTTTACTGAACCCAGAAGAAGCAGAAGATGCCACCCAAGAAGTATTGTTCAAACTTGCGACCAATCTTGCCGCTTATGATCCCAATCGTGCCAGTTTCAAAACTTGGACATATCGCATAACCGTAAATTATGCGTTAAATGCAAAACGTGGGAAGTTGGAAGAACTCACGACCGGATTTTCTAGCTATGCGAATGAATTAAAACAAATGCCAGACATCGAAGTCCCAACCGACGAACTTTCGAACCCCGAAAATAAAATCCTTGTCGAAGAAGCAAAAGCATCATGTACTCTCGGTATGTTACTTTGCCTAGATCGGGAACAAAGAATTTCGCTCCTTATGGCTGATATCATGGGACTAAGTGATAAGGAAAGTGCCGAAATCATTGGGATTTCACACGATGCCTTTCGCAAACGTTTGAGTCGGGCAAGACAAGACCTCTACAAATTTATGGACGACAAATGTGGTCTCATCAATACATCCAATCCTTGCCGGTGTTCCAAAAAAATGAAAAGTTTCCAAAACCATGGTTGGATTGATGCAAAGAACCCTCGTTTTTCAGCACCCCATGTCCAAAGAGTAAAAGAACAAATCAAAAATTTGGAATGTGAAGATGAAGATTTCCAACGGAGAGAATACCAAGAAATCTTTAGAGACCACCCCTACTTTGAAACTCCTTCCAAAATTCTAGAAGAATTGCTAGTCAAATACAGTCCGACCTACTAA
- a CDS encoding antibiotic biosynthesis monooxygenase family protein, with protein MIESLKQVGQELLTLESLPTSTAVEVAIVTCESSNLEHYHEMRKKMLPILKTQKGFLAWRAFQSKTTEGVMMDLLYWEQVEDCHEAGKNLQNTETGKEFFGLMKQTLVFELFERQAL; from the coding sequence ATGATAGAGAGTTTGAAACAAGTTGGCCAAGAGTTACTGACCTTGGAAAGTTTACCCACAAGTACAGCAGTAGAAGTGGCCATCGTCACCTGTGAGAGTTCCAATTTGGAACATTACCATGAAATGAGAAAAAAGATGTTACCCATTCTGAAAACCCAAAAGGGATTTCTCGCTTGGAGGGCCTTCCAATCCAAAACAACCGAAGGTGTAATGATGGACCTTCTGTATTGGGAACAAGTGGAAGATTGCCATGAAGCAGGTAAAAATCTGCAAAACACAGAAACGGGAAAAGAGTTTTTTGGTTTGATGAAACAAACTTTGGTCTTTGAATTGTTTGAACGGCAGGCACTTTAA
- a CDS encoding DUF302 domain-containing protein, translated as MLGLTVHRKKSFEETIADTTEALKKEGFGVLTTIDVKQTLKEKIGVDFKRYTILGACNPSFAHRALQTADEIGMLLPCNVVVTEEKNGEIKVSIFDPMTMTKLVQNSELESIAKEVQEKLVRVIHHLHE; from the coding sequence ATGTTAGGCTTAACCGTTCACAGAAAAAAGAGTTTTGAAGAAACCATTGCTGATACCACAGAAGCTTTGAAAAAAGAAGGGTTTGGTGTTCTCACCACGATTGATGTCAAACAAACCTTAAAAGAAAAAATTGGTGTCGATTTCAAACGGTATACCATCCTCGGTGCCTGTAACCCCAGTTTTGCGCATAGAGCCTTACAAACCGCAGACGAAATAGGAATGTTATTACCATGCAATGTGGTGGTGACCGAAGAAAAAAACGGGGAAATCAAAGTATCCATCTTTGACCCTATGACCATGACAAAACTAGTCCAAAACTCCGAACTTGAATCCATCGCAAAGGAAGTCCAAGAAAAACTCGTACGGGTGATCCACCACCTCCACGAATGA
- the speE gene encoding polyamine aminopropyltransferase, producing the protein MEIWYTEKLELEKGRAVSYRVTKTIESLQSPFQKIDIFETQSFGRMFTLDGVTMVTNKDEHSYHEMIAHIPMMSHPNPESVLVIGGGDGGTVREVLKHPSVKEVVLCEIDKAVVDISYKYFPECADAMKDPKVIHHYDDGAKFARDNKGRFDVILVDSSDPVGPAEVLFKEPFFRDMASALKPTGIIATQAESFWYHGDVITSLFEFIPKIFPEYGYYYTTIPTYPSGIIGFTFLSNAIDPYAVTPDPKRVPKGLKYYSPEIHKAAFVLPEFAKAYIKRKG; encoded by the coding sequence ATGGAGATTTGGTACACTGAAAAATTGGAATTAGAAAAAGGGCGAGCTGTGAGTTACCGAGTAACAAAAACAATCGAAAGCCTACAATCTCCGTTCCAAAAAATTGATATATTTGAGACACAATCATTTGGTCGTATGTTTACACTTGATGGTGTAACAATGGTTACCAACAAAGACGAACATTCTTATCATGAGATGATTGCCCACATCCCGATGATGAGCCATCCCAATCCAGAATCAGTGCTTGTGATTGGAGGAGGAGATGGAGGAACCGTTCGCGAAGTTTTAAAACACCCATCTGTCAAAGAAGTTGTGTTATGCGAGATTGACAAAGCAGTGGTTGATATTAGTTATAAATACTTTCCTGAATGTGCAGATGCAATGAAAGACCCAAAGGTTATCCATCACTATGATGATGGTGCCAAATTTGCCCGTGACAATAAAGGTAGATTTGATGTGATCCTTGTGGATTCCAGTGACCCTGTGGGTCCTGCAGAAGTTTTGTTTAAAGAACCATTCTTTCGGGATATGGCAAGTGCCTTAAAACCAACAGGGATCATTGCGACCCAAGCGGAATCCTTTTGGTACCATGGAGATGTGATCACATCTCTATTTGAATTCATCCCAAAAATTTTTCCTGAGTATGGATACTATTACACAACCATTCCCACATACCCATCTGGGATCATTGGGTTTACATTTTTATCCAATGCAATTGATCCGTATGCAGTGACCCCAGATCCGAAACGAGTGCCAAAAGGTCTTAAGTATTATAGCCCTGAGATCCACAAAGCAGCATTTGTTTTGCCTGAGTTTGCCAAAGCCTATATCAAACGAAAAGGTTAA